One part of the Astatotilapia calliptera chromosome 9, fAstCal1.2, whole genome shotgun sequence genome encodes these proteins:
- the LOC113029608 gene encoding zinc finger protein 616-like yields MTSTQKDQHGARSQRSQEADKPHRKKGQKKYTCDECGKYFTRLGNFKTHQLVHSGVKAYSCDLCGKSFAQAGTLKKHKVIHSGVKAYRCDECGKSFTALGHLNAHQLIHSGVKAHRCNLCGKYFTRAGTLRIHQLIHSGVKAHRCNLCGKSFTQAGSLKTHKLIHSGFKAHYCDLCGKSFTQADNLKTHQLIHSGVKPYICDLCGKSFAHPRSLKMHQLIHTGVKAHSCDQCGKTFARSCNLRRHQDTHSGIKANSCDKCGKTFSSKSYLKRHLRIHTGQDVYCCDQCEKVFTTATQLHHHTFTHTEERPYKCDLCEKTFKAPHSLKGHQQIHTRRKLYKCSYCEKQSGTDGSSSQPCRHCGGGKAFRCDLCGNTFSNRQCLNRHRRRHTGDKMNYCKECGRGFTTLSDLKCHELFHSGVKKHVCDQCGSSFFTASDLKKHKRIHTGETPYKCRHCDRSFSYSASRNQHERTHMKEIFSCDQCDKSFKNFTSYSKHKRSHAANKLFHCYQCAKSFTSLSALRKHQRDHAGLKSLDHNESDETERSSSGFRVRLKHLEIRLHRVQLESPVKSAADVTLGSDEVALLSGPAINNPA; encoded by the exons ATGACTTCAACACAAAAG gaccaacatggagcgagaagtcagcgctctcaggaggccgacaaacctcaccgAAAAAAGGGGCAGAAAAAATACACCTGTGATGAGTGTGGGAAGTATTTTACCCGTCTTGGAAACtttaaaacacaccaactcgtccacagtggagttaaagcatacagctgtgacttgtgtggaaagtcttttgccCAGGCTGGAAccttgaaaaaacacaaagtcatccacagtggagttaaagcataccgctgtgatgagtgtggaaagtcttttaccgcGCTTGGTCACTTAAATGCACACCAACttatccacagtggagttaaagcacacAGATgtaacttgtgtggaaagtATTTTACCCGGGCTGGAACCTTAAGAatacaccaactcatccacagtggagttaaagcacacAGATGTAacttgtgtggaaaatcttttacccaggctggaagcttaaaaacacacaaactcatccacagtggatttaaagcaCACtactgtgacttgtgtggaaaatcttttactCAGGCTgacaacttaaaaacacaccaactgatccacagtggagttaaaccatacatttgtgacttgtgtggaaaatcttttgCCCATCCTAGAAGCTTAAAAATGCATCaactgatccacactggagttaaagcacacagctgtgatcagtgtggtaaAACGTTTGCTCGCAGTTGCAACTTACGACGTCATCAAgatacccactctggaattaaggcgaATAGCTGTGACAAGTGTGGTAAAACCTTTAGTAGTAAAAGTTACCTAAAAAGACACCTGCGGATTCACACTGGACAGGATGTTtactgctgtgatcagtgtgagaAAGTCTTTACAACAGCCACACAGTTACATCACCACACATTTACCCACACTGAAgagagaccttataaatgtgacctgtgtgagaagacttttaaagcacCACATTCTCTGAAAGGGCACCagcagatccacaccagaaggAAACTCTataagtgcagttactgtgag aagcagagcggcacagatggatccagttctcaaccctgtcgtcactgtggtggtgggaaagcgTTTCGctgtgacctttgtggaaatacTTTCAGTAATCGACAGTGTCTAAATCGACATCgacgtagacacactggagacaaaatgaactactgcaaagaatgCGGGAGAGGCTTCACCACATTAAGTGATTTAAAATGCCATGAACTCTTCCAtagtggggttaaaaagcatgtctgtgaccagtgtgggtcATCTTTCTTCACTGCAAGCGACCTTAAAAAGCATAAGCGAATTCACACAGGAGAGacaccatacaagtgcagacactgtgacagaaGCTTTTCATATTCAGCTAGTCGTAACCAacatgaacgtacacacatgAAAGAGATATttagctgtgaccagtgtgacaagagcttcaagaATTTCACTTCATACTCcaaacacaaacgatcccacgctgcaaataaactgtttcactgttaccaatgtgcaaaatcattcacttcattatctgctctgcgcaaacatcagcgtgatcatgcaggactgaaatcactggatcacaatgaatctgacgagacagaaagatcctcttctggtttcagggtcagacttaaacaccttgagatcaggctccacagagttcagctgGAGTCTCCTGTAAAGAGTgcagctgatgtcacacttggatCTGATGAGGTAGCTCTGCTTTCTGGACCTGCAATTAATAATCCtgcctag
- the LOC113029612 gene encoding zinc finger protein 595-like isoform X2, whose product MSSTQNDQHGAGSQRSQEADKPHRRKGERKYSCDECGKSFIHMSSLKRHLVFHSDIKPYSCDQCGKSFTQKSSLSMHKFIHSIKPYRCDVCGRSYTRSGHLKSHQVIHSGVKPFKCDLCGKSYTQAGHLKNHKVIHSGVKPFRCDLCGKSFTEMKSLKRHEVFHTGAKPFSCDQCGKCFTRKEGLENHKLIHSGLKPYSCDQCGRAFTCRKNLWIHQITHSGIKLYSCDVCGKTFSHLGSRNKHLRIHTGQDVCCCDLCGKRFVTYSNLQIHKLTHTEERPYKCELCDKAYKAPNSLKVHQKSHTRKRLYKCSYCDRQSDTDGSSSQPCCHCGAVKPFCCDLCGKAYKKKKGLIWHQRRHTGQRLNYCKQCGKGFPTPSALKQHELFHNGVREHVCDQCGSSFITTVLYGREEGSTEGGEGFPERRWQQRPRHSRHVHRLFFLHCKHASSYTVNTLCGS is encoded by the exons atgagctcgACACAAAAC gaccaacatggagcaggaagtcagcgctctcaggaggccgacaaacctcacagaagaaagggagagagaaaatacagctgtgatgagtgtgggaAGTCTTTCATACACATGAGTAGCCTAAAAAGACACCTTGTCTTCCACAGTGACATTAAaccatacagctgtgatcagtgtgggaagAGTTTCACCCAGAAAAGCAGCTTGAGCATGCATAAATTCATCCACAGCATTAAACCATACAGGTGCGACGTGTGTGGAAGGTCTTATACTCGATCTGGACATTTAAAAAGTCAtcaagtcatccacagtggagtgaAACCATTCAagtgtgacttgtgtggaaagtcttatACTCAAGCTGGACatttaaaaaatcacaaagtcatccacagtggagtgaAACCATTCAggtgtgacttgtgtggaaagtctttcacTGAGATGAAGAGCCTAAAACGACACGAAGTCTTCCACACCGGAGctaaaccattcagctgtgatcagtgtgggaagTGTTTCACCCGCAAAGAAGGCTTGGAAAATCACAAGCTCATCCACAGCGGACTTAAaccatacagctgtgatcagtgtggcagagcttttacttgCAGGAAAAATTTATGGATTCATCAaattacccactctggaataaAGCTATACAGCTGTGACGTTTGTGGAAAAACGTTTAGTCATCTGGGGAGCCGAAATAAACATCTGCGCATTCACACCGGGCAggatgtgtgctgctgtgatCTGTGTGGCAAACGCTTTGTTACATACAGCAACTTACAAATCCACAAActtacccacactgaggagagaccttataaatgtgagCTGTGTGATAAGGCTTACAAAGCTCCAAATTCCCTGAAAGTGCACCAGAAGAgtcacaccagaaagagactgtacaagtgcagttactgtgac aggcagagcgacacagatggatccagttctcagcCCTGTTGTCACTGTGGTGCTGTGAAACCGTTTTGttgtgacctttgtggaaaagcttacaagaagaaaaaaggccTGATATGGCATCAGCGTAGACACACTGGACAAAGACTGAACTACTGCAAACAGTGTGGGAAAGGCTTCCCCACTCCAAGTGCATTAAAGCAACATGAACTCTTCCACAATGGTGTGAGAGAGCACGTTTGTgaccagtgtgggtcatccttcatcACTACAG tGCTCTATGGCAGAGAAGAGGGCTCCACTGAGGGCGGTGAAGGCTTCCCAGAGCGTCGTTGGCAGCAGCGTCCCCGCCACAGCAGACACGTACACCGACTGTTCTTCCTACACTGTAAACATGCTTCTTCTTATACTGTAAATACTCTATGTGGAAGTTGA
- the LOC113029612 gene encoding zinc finger protein OZF-like isoform X1 — protein sequence MSSTQNDQHGAGSQRSQEADKPHRRKGERKYSCDECGKSFIHMSSLKRHLVFHSDIKPYSCDQCGKSFTQKSSLSMHKFIHSIKPYRCDVCGRSYTRSGHLKSHQVIHSGVKPFKCDLCGKSYTQAGHLKNHKVIHSGVKPFRCDLCGKSFTEMKSLKRHEVFHTGAKPFSCDQCGKCFTRKEGLENHKLIHSGLKPYSCDQCGRAFTCRKNLWIHQITHSGIKLYSCDVCGKTFSHLGSRNKHLRIHTGQDVCCCDLCGKRFVTYSNLQIHKLTHTEERPYKCELCDKAYKAPNSLKVHQKSHTRKRLYKCSYCDRQSDTDGSSSQPCCHCGAVKPFCCDLCGKAYKKKKGLIWHQRRHTGQRLNYCKQCGKGFPTPSALKQHELFHNGVREHVCDQCGSSFITTGDLKVHKRVHTGEKPYKCSHCNKSFSHSSNRNIHERAHEEDNYMVYQHDLAELKSLDHNDSEETERSSSGFRVGLKNLEIRLHRVQMESPVKSVS from the exons atgagctcgACACAAAAC gaccaacatggagcaggaagtcagcgctctcaggaggccgacaaacctcacagaagaaagggagagagaaaatacagctgtgatgagtgtgggaAGTCTTTCATACACATGAGTAGCCTAAAAAGACACCTTGTCTTCCACAGTGACATTAAaccatacagctgtgatcagtgtgggaagAGTTTCACCCAGAAAAGCAGCTTGAGCATGCATAAATTCATCCACAGCATTAAACCATACAGGTGCGACGTGTGTGGAAGGTCTTATACTCGATCTGGACATTTAAAAAGTCAtcaagtcatccacagtggagtgaAACCATTCAagtgtgacttgtgtggaaagtcttatACTCAAGCTGGACatttaaaaaatcacaaagtcatccacagtggagtgaAACCATTCAggtgtgacttgtgtggaaagtctttcacTGAGATGAAGAGCCTAAAACGACACGAAGTCTTCCACACCGGAGctaaaccattcagctgtgatcagtgtgggaagTGTTTCACCCGCAAAGAAGGCTTGGAAAATCACAAGCTCATCCACAGCGGACTTAAaccatacagctgtgatcagtgtggcagagcttttacttgCAGGAAAAATTTATGGATTCATCAaattacccactctggaataaAGCTATACAGCTGTGACGTTTGTGGAAAAACGTTTAGTCATCTGGGGAGCCGAAATAAACATCTGCGCATTCACACCGGGCAggatgtgtgctgctgtgatCTGTGTGGCAAACGCTTTGTTACATACAGCAACTTACAAATCCACAAActtacccacactgaggagagaccttataaatgtgagCTGTGTGATAAGGCTTACAAAGCTCCAAATTCCCTGAAAGTGCACCAGAAGAgtcacaccagaaagagactgtacaagtgcagttactgtgac aggcagagcgacacagatggatccagttctcagcCCTGTTGTCACTGTGGTGCTGTGAAACCGTTTTGttgtgacctttgtggaaaagcttacaagaagaaaaaaggccTGATATGGCATCAGCGTAGACACACTGGACAAAGACTGAACTACTGCAAACAGTGTGGGAAAGGCTTCCCCACTCCAAGTGCATTAAAGCAACATGAACTCTTCCACAATGGTGTGAGAGAGCACGTTTGTgaccagtgtgggtcatccttcatcACTACAGGTGACCTTAAAGTGCATAAACGCgttcacacaggagagaaaccatacaaaTGCAGCCACTGTAACAAAAGCTTCTCACACTCAAGTAATCGTAACATTCACGAACGTGCACATGAGGAAGACAACTACATGGTTTATCAGCATGATCTTGCAgaactgaaatcactggatcacaatgactctgaagagacagaaagatcctcttctggtttcaggGTTGGACTTAAAaaccttgagatcaggctccacagagttcagatggagtctcctgtaaagagtgtcagctga